A stretch of Syntrophorhabdaceae bacterium DNA encodes these proteins:
- a CDS encoding AMP-binding protein, producing the protein MSKRFVLRELSRYNTGIYADVIYRNALLYADEMAIKCGEESITFAQFNDRVNALIHALQSMGVKKGDVLGILSWNCLEYPDAYGAAMKFGFIASPFNPRLQDNELDYLINYSECNTLFVGPELVELVNRLKPHIPKVKNFISFGTADVPGMVSHRTLLETFPKDEPDVDAREDDPIFLFYTSGTTGVPRAALYTFERAMDDTRRFPTAMSLEQGDKHVQIMPLFHIGGTKNFWGYFYVAGSNVIMPQMSFDPAATLQTIQDEKATDIHIVATHLAAFLALPDVDRYDLSSLKRMFYAASPMPVELLKRGMEKWGPIFMQFYGGTEDGPNVTMLSKKQHDVVNRSPEEQKILASCGFPHIGVHVRIVDDRDDDVEPGTVGEIIVKSKGIPKEWWHKPEETAETFLNGWVHTGDMGRYDENGYIYIVDRKKDMIVTGGENVYPREVEEVLYQHPAVQEAAVFGIPDDYWVEKVHAAIVLKQGAQATSAEIVEFCKTRLARYKAPKSVEFMQVLPKTPSGKILKRELRDKYYAGKERKV; encoded by the coding sequence ATGTCAAAGAGATTCGTACTCAGAGAGCTGTCCCGCTACAATACGGGTATTTACGCTGACGTCATCTACAGGAACGCGCTCCTCTACGCCGACGAGATGGCGATCAAGTGCGGCGAGGAGTCAATAACCTTCGCGCAGTTTAACGACCGCGTCAATGCGCTGATACATGCCTTGCAGTCCATGGGCGTGAAGAAGGGCGATGTGCTCGGCATCCTCTCGTGGAACTGCCTCGAATACCCTGATGCCTATGGTGCGGCAATGAAGTTCGGCTTCATCGCCTCACCCTTCAACCCGAGACTACAGGATAACGAGCTCGATTACCTCATCAACTACTCTGAGTGCAATACCCTCTTCGTGGGACCGGAGCTCGTCGAACTCGTCAATCGCCTTAAGCCCCACATACCGAAGGTGAAGAACTTCATCTCCTTCGGGACTGCCGATGTCCCGGGGATGGTCTCCCACCGCACGCTCCTTGAAACCTTCCCGAAGGACGAGCCGGACGTGGATGCCCGGGAAGACGACCCCATCTTCCTTTTTTATACAAGCGGCACGACAGGCGTTCCCCGCGCAGCCCTCTACACCTTCGAGAGGGCCATGGATGATACCAGACGGTTCCCCACGGCCATGAGCTTAGAGCAGGGGGACAAACATGTCCAGATCATGCCCCTGTTCCATATCGGGGGCACAAAGAACTTCTGGGGGTATTTCTATGTGGCCGGCAGCAATGTGATCATGCCCCAGATGTCCTTCGATCCGGCCGCGACGCTCCAGACGATCCAGGATGAGAAGGCTACCGACATCCACATCGTGGCCACGCACCTCGCCGCCTTCCTCGCCCTGCCTGATGTCGACAGATATGACCTTTCGAGCCTGAAGCGTATGTTCTACGCTGCCTCCCCGATGCCGGTGGAGCTTCTGAAGCGGGGCATGGAGAAGTGGGGCCCGATCTTCATGCAGTTCTACGGCGGGACCGAGGACGGGCCGAACGTCACGATGCTCTCGAAGAAGCAGCACGACGTGGTGAACAGATCCCCTGAAGAGCAGAAGATCCTCGCGTCATGCGGTTTCCCCCACATCGGCGTCCACGTGAGGATCGTTGATGACCGGGACGATGATGTGGAGCCCGGAACGGTTGGAGAGATCATCGTGAAAAGCAAAGGGATCCCGAAGGAGTGGTGGCACAAGCCGGAGGAGACCGCCGAGACCTTCCTGAACGGCTGGGTACACACGGGCGACATGGGACGTTACGATGAGAATGGCTATATCTATATCGTCGACAGGAAGAAGGACATGATCGTGACAGGGGGCGAGAATGTGTATCCCCGCGAGGTGGAAGAGGTCCTTTACCAGCACCCGGCGGTACAGGAGGCTGCCGTCTTCGGTATACCCGATGACTACTGGGTAGAGAAGGTCCATGCCGCCATAGTTCTCAAACAGGGAGCGCAGGCGACTTCTGCTGAGATCGTCGAATTCTGCAAGACGAGGCTCGCACGCTACAAGGCGCCAAAATCCGTTGAATTTATGCAGGTCCTT